One Microbacterium marinum genomic window, ACGGCGACGGCGCGTCCAGCCAGGGCGACGTCCACGAGGCGATGGTGTTCGCGGCGAGCTACCAGACCCCGCAGGTCTTCTTCCTGCAGAACAACCACTGGGCGATCTCCGTGCCCGTGACCACGCAGTCGCGCGTGCCGCTCGTGCGGCGCGGCGAGGGCTACGGCATCCCGTCGGTCCGCGTCGACGGCAACGACGTCCTCGCCAGCTACGCCGTCAGCAAGTTCGCCCTCGACGAGGCGCGCGCGGGTGGCGGACCGCGGGCGATCGAGGCGCTCACCTACCGTATGGGCGCGCACACGACGAGCGATGACCCCACCAAGTACCGCACCTCCGACGAGGAGCAGTCGTGGGCGCAACGCGACCCGATCGCCCGGATGCGCGCGTTCCTCGAGGGCCGAGGCGCCTCGGCGGCGTTCTTCGACGACGTGGATGCCGCGGCCGCCGCGTACGCCGACGATGTGCGCGTGCGTACCAACGCCCTGGGCGACATCCCCACCACCGTCATGTTCGATCACGTCTACGGCGACGTCCACCCGCTCGTGCAGGAGCAGCAGCGCTGGCTTGCCGAGTACGAGGCCTCGTTCGAGGAGGGGGACGCGTGAGCGACATCCAGACCCTGCCCTTCGCGAAAGCGCTCAACGCGGGCCTGCGCGCCGCGATGGCCGCCGACGACCACGTCCTGCTCATGGGCGAGGACATCGGGCCGCTCGGCGGCGTGTTCCGTGTCACCGAGGGCCTGCACGCCGAGTTCGGGTCGCAGCGCGTCCTCGACACCCCGCTCGCCGAGTCGGGGATCGTCGGCACCGCGATCGGCCTCACGATGGCCGGTTTCCGTCCCGTCATCGAGATCCAGTTCGACGGCTTCGTCTTCCCCGCGTTCGACCAGATCACCACGCAGCTCGCGAAGCTCACGAACCGGCACGAGGGCAAGGCGAACTTCCCCGTCGTCATCCGCATCCCCTACGGCGGGCACATCGGTGCCGTCGAGCACCACCAGGAAAGCCCCGAGGCGTACTTCGCGCACACCCCGGGACTGCGGGTCGTCTCTCCCTCGACGCCGAACGACGCGTACTGGATGATCCAGGACGCGATCGCCTCGCCCGATCCGGTGATCTTCTTCGAACCGAAGGCGAAGTACTGGATGAAGGGCGAGGTTGACGTCGCCGAGCGCGCACTGCCGCTCCACGCTTCCCGCGTCGTCCGTCGCGGTACCGACGTCACCCTCGTGGGCCACGGTGCGATGGTGACGACCCTGCTGCAGGCGGCGGCGCTCGCCGAGAGCGAGGGCACGTCGTGCGAGGTCATCGACATCCGCTCGCTCGCCCCCATCGACTACGAGCCCATCATCGAGTCGGTCCGCCGCACCGGGCGCATGGTCTACGCGCAGGAAGCCCCGGGCAACGTCTCGGTGGGGTCGGAGGTCGCCGCAACCGTCATGGAGCGTGCGTTCTTCGCCCTCGAAGCGCCCGTCCTTCGTGTGTCGGGCTTCGACGTGCCGTTCCCACCCGCCAAGCTCGAAGGGCAGTACCTGCCCGATGCCGACCGCATCCTCGAGGCCGTCGACCGCGCCCTCGCCTACTGATCCCCGATTGACTGGAGTGCACCGATGAGCACGCAGACCTTCCACCTCCCGGACGTCGGCGAAGGCCTCACCGAGGCCGAGATCGTGCAGTGGCGCGTCGCGCCCGGTGACGACGTCGCCGTCAACGACGTGCTCGTCGAGATCGAGACGGCCAAGTCGCTCGTCGAACTGCCCTCGCCGTTCACGGGTCGGGTCGGCGACATTCTCGCCGCCGAGGGGGCGACCGTCGAGGTCGGTGCCGCGATCATCACCATCGCCGGTGGCGAGGGCGAGCCCGACAGTGACATCGGCCAGTCCGAGCACGGTGAGAAGGCGGCGGAGAAGCCTGCCGACGACGGCGCCGGCGCGGTGCTCGTCGGCTACGGCACGGGGGGCGAGGTCAAGTCCCGTCGCCGCATGCCCGCGGAGAAGCCGGTCACGAAAGCTGTCGGTGTCGTCGCGAAGCCCCCGATCCGCAAGCTCGCCCGCGACCTCGGCGTCGACCTCGCCGACGTCGCGCCGTCGGGCGCAGCCGGCGAGGTGACCCGCGACGACGTCGTGCGCCACGCGCAACAGGCGTCGGTGTTCCGCAACATCGCGACACCCGAGGTTCCGGCCGAGCGGGAGCTGTCCATCCCGGTGGCGGCCTCCGCGGCATCCGTCCCCTCCGCTGCGCCCATGGCTGATGCTCGCGAAGAGGCCATCACCGTCAAGGGCGTGCGCAAGGCGACCGCGAACGCGATGACATCGAGCGCGTACACCGCACCGCACGTGTCGGTGTGGACCGATGTCGACGCGACCCGCACGATGGAGCTCGTCAAGCGGCTGAAGGCCTCGCCCGACTTCGCCGACGTGAAGATCTCTCCGCTGCTGATCTTCTCGCGTGCGGTCATCTGGGCGCTGCGTCGCACGCCGATGATCAACGCGGCGTGGGTCGAGACCGAGAGCGGCGCCGAGATCCGGGTGCGGCACTACGTGAACCTCGGCATCGCCGCCGCGACGCCGCGCGGCCTGCTCGTCCCCAACATCAAGGACGCGCAGGACCTGAATATGCGCGGCCTCGCGAAGGCGCTCGAGAAGCTCACCGTCACCGCCCGCGACGGAAAAACGACTCCCGCCGACCAGCAGGGCGGCACGTTCACGATCACGAACATCGGCGTCTTCGGGATGGATGCCGGTACCCCGATCATCAACCCGGGCGAGTCGGGCATCATCGCGATGGGCACGATCCGTCAGAAGGCGTGGGTCGTCGATGGTGAGGTGCGTCCCCGCTACGTCACGACGGTGTCGGGTTCGTTCGACCACCGCGTGATCGACGGCGACGGCATCAGCCGGTTCATCGCCGACGTGGCATCCGTCCTCGAGGAACCCGCGCTCCTCCTCGACTGACGGGCTAGACGCCGAGTCTGCTCAGCAGGGACGACGCGGCGTTCGCGACGACCCCGATTTGAAACGCGACGATTGCGACGGCGATCGCGGAGAACCACGCGATCTCGCCGATCGGGCTCCGACGGACGACGCGGTGCAACACGAGGCCGACGACCGTGCCGATCGCGACCGTCGCGCCGGCGACCTGCGCGAACGCCATCCGCACATAGTCGGACGGTTCCGGAGCGCTCCAGCTGTTGAAGACGACCATGAGCGCGACGGGGGCAAGGAACACGCCGGCGACCAAGATCACGCTGGCTGAGTACCCACGCAGACGGGTACCGGGCATCGGGTGCGTCGTGGTCTCGCTCATGCTCGCGAGCATAGGGGAGATGCCGTGTGCAGACCTGCTCGAAATCGGATGCAACGGATCGGGCCCCAGTGGGCATGTACTGGGTGAGGGTGAGGGTGAGGGGGACCGATGACACGAATCGACCTGGACAGAAAGCTCGGCGACATGGCGATCGGCCTGCCGCGCGTTGTGACGAGCGCGGTTGCGGGCGGAGGGGGCGCCCTTCAACCTCGCCAGCTCTGACAAGCCCACCGCTCGCAATCTGACCAGTGCGCGTGCGGCTGTCGCGACGGCCGCTGAGGAGGCCGCAGGAGCCGGGCTGATCCAGTTCGGCATGCTCGTCACGGCCACCGTGCTCGACGCCTCGCAGGAGGCCGACGCAAAGGCCGCGATCGACAACCTCTCCGCTACGGCGCGACTCCGCCTGCGCCTGGTGCACGGCTCGCAGGACTCCGCTTTCGCGGCGGCGCTGCCCCTCGGTCTCGTCCTGCCGAAGCATCTGCAGGTACCCAACGAGGTTAGGGAGCAGCTGTAATGCCCGCACTCGACGACCAGCGCCGCCGCCGGCCTCAGAAGCGCAAGCCGCAAGAGCTCACTCCGGCCGCGAAGAGCACCCGCACGGAGAGGGAGAAGAAGCCGGCCGTCAAGCGTCCCGGCCCCCGAGGGTGGCTGGGACGTGGCCGCGGTGAGGTGGGCGTCGTCGCCCCCGTCGACGAGTGGCGCGGGACGACCGTGCAGGTGTGCGGCCTGCACCCGTTCTCGGTCGGGAGCGGCACGCCGATGATCGGTGTGCCGATGGGATTGCAACTGTTCACGGGCGCGACGGTGTGCGCGGATCCCATTTCCTGGTTCCAGGACGCGGATCTCATCAACAACCCGTCGATGTTCGTCCTCGGGCTGCCGGGTCTCGGCAAGTCGACGTACACGCGCCGCACCGCGGCCGGTCTCGCGGGCCTGGGGACGCTGCCCTTGGTGCTCGGTGACTTGAAGCCGGACTACGTCGACATGATCCGCGCTCTAGGCGGGCAGGTCATCACCCTCGGCCGCGGTCGCGGTCACCTGAACATCCTCGACCCTGGCGAGGCATTCGAGGCTGCCGAACGACTCCGCGAAGCGGGCAAGGAGAAGGAGCGCGCGCAGGTCCTCGCGGACGCTCACGGCCGCCGGCACACGATGGTGTCGGCGCTGCTGACGATTCTCCGCAAGGAACCGCCCACCGACCGTGAAGAGTCGATCATCGACCGTGCTCTCCGCGTGCTCGACGAGCACCACGACGGCGTACCGGTTCTCGGCGACCTGCTGCGAGTCATCCAGGAGGCACCGCAGGAGGTCCGTGACGTGGCCCTCGATCGTGGTGACCTCGGCCGCTACAAGGCGATCACCGAGAACCTCGAGGCGTCCCTGATCAGTCTCACCTCGGGCGGTCGCCTCGGTGAGACCTTCGCCCACGCCACCGACGTTCCGATGCTGCGTGACCGTCCTGTCGTCTACGACGTCTCGTCGATCGACGATTCGGACACCGATATGCAGGCGGCGATCCTGCTCGCCTGCTGGTCGGCAGGGTTCGGCACAGTGAACGTCGCGAACGCCCTCGCGGATGCTGGGCTCGAGCCGCGCCGCCACTACTTCGTCATCCTCGACGAGCTGTGGCGTGCCCTGCGGGCCGGGCGAGGCATGGTCGACCGTGTCGACGCGCTCACGCGCCTGAACCGTCAGCGCGGCGTGGGTCTCGCAATGATTTCGCACACCATGAGCGATCTTCTGGCCCTGCCTAGCGAGGACGACCGGATGAAGGCTCGCGGCTTCGTCGAGCGCTCCGGGATGGTGGTCTGCGGTGGGCTCCCGGTGGCTGAGATGCCGCAGCTGACGACAGCGGTACCGCTGTCTCACGCGGAGCAAGAGCTTCTGACGTCCTGGCAGGACCCCGGCACGTGGGAGTCCGGGCCTGGTTCGGAACCTCCCGGGCGAGGGAAGTTCCTCATCAAGGTCGGCGGTCACCCCGGCATCCCGATCAAGGTGGAGCTCGTCGAGGCAGAGCGCTCGATCAACGACACCAACAAGCTCTGGCACGCGACGACCGCGTTCCCGGAACCGGACGAGTCGAACCCGATGATCGGCCTCGACGACGCCGCCCACGCGGTGCAAGAGGTTCCCGATGACCTGGAAGAGGGCGCCGCGTGAGTGCGACCAACAAGCGCGGCCAGGGCGTCGACGGCTCGACGATCGCACTGCTGATCGCGATGGTGACCGTCTTTCTGGTGCTGGGAGTGGTGTGGGGCGCCGTTGCGCTCGGCTCACAGCTCGACGGCGTGAATGAGGGGCAGACCTCGGACCCCTTCGAGGTGTTCTTCGGCGTGCTCCGCGGCAAGGTCGTCTGGCCGGCATCCGCCACCTGGATCGTGGCGGTGCTCGGCGGCGCCGTTCTCGCTCTGGGCATCCTCGTCGCTGTCGCGGCTGCTCGAGCACGGGGGCGCCGGTCGTCTGTTGACGCCGCCGCGACGCACATGGGCAAGGGCCGGCAGCTGCAGTCCCTCTCCGCCTCGGGCGCCCGTCAGACCGCGCAGCGTCTCGGCGTCCGCGACTGGGTCGGTGTCCTCATCGGCATCACCGTCGCCGGCAGGCAACGCATCTACGCCTCCCCCGAGGACATGATCACGCTGGTTGCCGGCCCGCGAATCGGTAAGTCCACCGCATACGTCATCCCGGCGATCGCTGATGCTCCCGGTGCTGTGCTGACGACGTCGAACAAGCGCGACGTCCTGGACGCCACTCGCGAGCTCCGTGCCACTAAGGGGCAGGTGTGGGCCTTCGACCCGCAGAGCATCGCCCTCGGATCTCCCACCTGGTGGTGGAACCCGCTCAGCTACGTGACCGACGACGTGAAGGCCGCGAAACTGGCCGCGCACTTCGCCTCGGGCTCCCGCTCTGGCGACAGCCGCGGGGATGCCTACTTCGACAACGCCGGTCAGGATCTCCTCGCCGGCTTCCTGCTCGCCGCAGCGCTCGAGGGACTACCGATCACGACCGCCTTCACCTGGACGACCACGCCCGGTGATGATGAGCCGGTGCGGATCCTCCGCCGTCACGGGTACGAACACATGGCGGATGCCGTCTCCGGGCAGGTCAACGGCGAGTCTCGCCGTCGCGACAGTGTCTACGGCACCGCCGCGCAGATGGCGTCGTGCCTCAAGGTCCGCGCGATCGCGCAATGGGTGACACCGCAGGGCAACTCCGACTCGCGGCCGCAGTTCGACCCGCACGCTTTCGTGCGCGGGAGCGACACGCTCTACAGCCTCTCCAAGGAGGGCCGCGGCACCGCCGGCCCGCTGGTGACCGCGCTCACGGCCGCAACCGTCGAAGCGGCCGAGGACTATGCGACCACGCAGCCGGGCGGGCGCCTGCAGGTACCCATGGTCGGTGTTCTCGACGAGGCCGCGAACGTGTGCCGCTGGCACGACCTCCCCGACCTTTACAGCCACTACGGATCCCGTGGAATCGTCCTGATGACGATTCTGCAGTCCTGGTCTCAGGGCGTACAGGTGTGGGGCCGCGACGGGATGCGCAAGCTCTGGAGCGCCTCGAACGTGGCCGTCTACGGCGGGGGAGTGAAGGAGCCCGAGTTCCTCAACGAGCTCTCGCAGATGATCGGTGACTACGACCGCCGCACGACCTCCACCAGCGTCGGCCGCGGCACCCGGTCGACCTCTCACGGAGTGCAACGCGAACGCACCCTCGACGTCGCCGACCTCGGCGCACTGCCGCGAGGCCGCGCTGTCGTGTTCGCCTCTGGCGCCCCAGCCACGCTCGTCGAGACGATCCCGTGGATGAACGGGCCGCACGCGACAGCGTTGCGCGCGTCGATCGCTGCTCATGATCCCGCTCACAGCGCGCCCGCCGGTACGGATCCTGCTCGAGCTGCCGCTATTGAAGAAAGCGAGCCTCGCAATGAGTGACCTTCTCGATGACTTCCGCGATGACGGCGACGACGTCGATGAGCCGACCCCTGAGCTGGTTTACGGCTCCGTCGACGAGTTCGTTCGGGAGTACCTGCGCCACATGTACACGCGCCCTGTCGGGCCCGGAAACGCCCGCTACCGGTGGGCTGCGGACTGGTGGCGCTATCCGGAGGCAGTCGCCCGCCTCGAGGGCCTGTGGCGGTCCTGGGAGCACCTGCGACTCGACCCCGCGACCGGCGCAAGCGTCTGGTGGCGCGACCACGCAGACCCCCACATGCACCTACTGCTGAGCCCAGACGGACCCTTCGCAAAGTCGAAAGATGCGTGCGAGCCCGGCGAGCCGTTGCCGTACACGGAACCGCCCAAGATGTGGTTTCCCGATGTGAGACTCATGGGCGATTGACTCTCATCATCGGCAGTTCGACTAGCCGTACTGCAATCGGGAACACGGCAGCGCACCTGCTCGACCTCCTTGCATGTCGCGATACAGCTCTCAGCACATCTGCGAGATCCGCGCTCGCGACCGCCTCGCTCAGCTTCTCCAGCGCCGAGGTGACGGATACATGAGGTCCCGGCAGCACCCTTGCGAGGCCACCGGGACTTCTGTGTCTAGATCAGCGCCCGAGGTTCGCGATCGCGCGCTGGTAGGCGTCGAGGTTGAGACGCCTACCCACAGCGACAGCCTCGATTGCGACGGCGTTGATTTCATCAGGCGTGTAGCGGTACACAAGCCGATAACGAGGCTTGCCGGACCCGTCCGGGTCGAAGTAGAGCTTGTAGCAATCGCCCAGGTCGCCCGTCCCGACTCGGGAGTCGAGCTTCATTCCCGTGAACTTGCCGTCCCGGACGAGCACCAGCATGTCGAGAGCCATCTTCTTGGTGGCCTGGTCGGGAAGCGCGTCGATGTCTTGCTGAAAGCCGGGCAGGATGGCTGTCAGCTTGAGCGGTGCCGTCATCAGCGGTAGCTGTCAGGATCAAGCCCCAAACCGGCGGCGATGTCGGACAGCGAACCAGACTGGCCGGCTGCGACGCGCTCGCGAACCTGGTGGGCGATCTCGAGATCCTCGATCACCGGCAGCAGTTCGGCATACAGCTCGAACGGGATGACGACGCCCTCAGCACGGCGGTGACCGCCGAACACAACGGGCTGCGCCAGGGCACCCTCCGAGCGAAATCGCCGCAGGGCATCCGGTAAGGCCGCTCGCGCCTCGGAGGTGGGCAGCACGGACAGAATTGGCAGAGCGAATCCGAACGACATGGCTCTACTGTACGCGAATTGGTGCAAAAGTTGTACGAGTTTTTGCGCTGGTAGCTGCTCCGAATTGCTCTCTGTCACGGCGGATCTGAGTCAGGTACTCGAACGAGGCTGCCGCTTAGTGCTTTTCAAGCGTCGGCGCGGTTCGCATTCGTCCTGGCCCGGATGCTCGGGCTTGCGGGGCGTCGTCCTCGTGCACGAAATCGCAGAGGTTGTCATCATCCTGATACGGCATCCGCGCGGCCCGCGGGTCAGGACCTCGTCAGGCGGACACACCGACACACTTCCGGGCGAACACTCCTGCAATCGCCCGGTTGATATAGTTTCACCGCCATGGTTGGGATGCCGCTCACGCACGCGACATCAGTAGCCATCACCGCCCGACCGATAACGAAACTCATTACGGTCGCCATCGCAGTCCTCTTGCTGATGGGCGGGATCCTGGCGATGTCCCATGTGGACGGTGTCGCGGGCACGCCGGTACCCGCGGTGAGCAACGCCTCCCCGTCCTCTACGGAGGCGACCGCATCTCTCACGGCTCCTTCCGACGACGTTGTTGCGATGACAGTAGGCGTTTGCATCTTCGGCGTGGTTTGCTGCCTGCTTGGATTCGCGTGGCTGCATCGAGTTTTCGCGCTCTTCGGTCGACGTCGACTCATCGGTTCAACACGACGTGTGCGACTGGCGATCACCCCGCGCCGCGCACACGTCCCGAGGTCGACGCTCGCTCTTCTTTGCATTGCCCGGATCTGAGCACAGTCTCCACCGCCTAATCGGCTGGCACCCGCCTCTTCGCGGCTGCCGCCGGCACCGGCCGCGAGGGTCACGCCGCGGGCGACGATGCGTGCTGCTTGTCGGCGACAACTCAGCATGCACCCCATCTGCGCGTTCGCCGGTGGCGGTCGCGTGATGAGTGCCTAGCGAATCCATCTTTCCTGCGAGAGGAGCGGACACATGGGAGCAGATCACAGCCATGGGACAGTGCAGGGAGCGCCGCGACGGCGTCTGCTGATCGCTTTCGCGATAACAGGCTCGGTCTTTGTGATCGAGGTCGTGGGCTCAGTGATCACTGGCAGCCTGGCCCTACTCATCGACGCAGCACACATGCTTACCGATGTCATTGGTTTGGGCCTCGCAGTCACCGCGGCCCATCTGATGAATCGTGCCCCGACAGACCGCCACACGTGGGGGCTGCGTCGCGCTGAAGTGTTGGGCGCTTTGACTCAGGCGGCCTTGCTGTTGGGGGTCGGGTTGTTTGCCCTTGTCGAGGGAATCCGGCGTCTATTTGAACCTCCCGAGATTTCTTCCGGCGCGCTCCTCTTCTTCGGTGTCGTCGGCCTGGTCGCGAATATCGCTTCATTGCTCGTGCTGCTGAGCGGGCGCAAGAAGAACCTCAACATGCGGGCCGCCTTCCTGGAGGTTCTCAACGATGCGCTGGGGTCGGTCGGTGTGATCGCCAGCGCAATCGCGATCACAGCATTCGGGTGGTATCAGGCCGACGCGGTCGCAGGAATCCTGATCGCACTGCTCATCATTCCCCGAACACTAATCCTGCTCCGCACTGCAGGGAGCGTGCTGCTTGAGTCCACCCCACCGGGCCTAAACCTCCAGGACGTGCGTCGGCACCTGCTGGAGCTACCCCATGTCATCGCCGTCCACGACCTTCACGCATCGCAGGTGTCGACAGACTTGCCGACCCTGACCGCGCATGTGGTGGTGGATGACGGGCTCAACGGCGAGGAATCCGCGCAGCTGCTGCGGTCACTGCAGGTGTGTGTGAGTGATCACTTCCCGGTCATCATCGAGCACTCGACCTTCCAGATCGAACCCCAATCGCACTTCGGAGAGCACCGCACCCATGCGTAATAGACACTGTCGGTGGTTCACCGTCACGATGCTCGCCGCGGTAGTCGCCGGATCGGCGATCGTCGCACCGGCTGCCGCAGCCGAGCCCCGCGAGCTCACCACAGTGCCCCCGACGCCCAAGGCGAGCGGCTCGGAACCAACCCTCAGCCCGTCACCCCCGCCCACTCCCGCGGGAGACGTACACAACGAACCCAACTCAACCGGCCAAGTCTTGCCGCTCGTAGGACTTGTCAGTGGGGTCGCAATCATTGGCGGCTGTCTGATCGTCGTGGTCATGATGGGCCGAGAACGGCGCCGCCGCGATCTCGCCGAACTGGAAACTGGGGAGGGATCCGATGAGCGCTAATCGGCTCCGCCTCGTCGCTCTCGCAGTCATCACCGCCGGGCTCACCGTCCTCATTGACCAAGGCACCAAAGCCAACGCATTAAGCGGGTTGAGCCCTAGCGAGCGCATCCCCTTGATTGGGGATCTCCTCGGTTTGCAGCTGGCTTTCAACGCAGGAGCGTTTCTCTCCTGGGGTTCGAACATGACCTGGGTGCTGACCACGCTCGGCGTGGTCGCGACCGCGCTTCTCGGTATTGCCGCGTGGCGCTCGCGAACGCCGGGGTGGGCTGTCGGAATGGGGCTCGTCCTCGGCGGTGCGATAGGGAACCTCATTGACAGGCTCTTCTTCTACCCCGCGTTCGGTCGCGGCTACGTCATCGACTTCTTGGCGTACGGGAACCTCTTCATCGGAAATCTTGCTGATGTCGCACTCGGTGCCGGTGGAGGTGTTCTGCTTATCAGCCTGTGGCGGCGACGGCGGCACCACCGGGCGACGGCACAACACGGTGACTCGCACGCACGGGTGCCGGATGAGCGTGCGCTATGACCAAGAAGCAGCGCACCCCCTCCACCTACCAGCGCAACGCTCTGGCGCCGGCACTCATCGCAGCGGCGGTGTTGTTCCTGGCCCCCACCCTGCTCGAGAGCGACTGGTTTACGGTCGTGCGGTTCGTGGTCGCCATCCTCGCGGCGATCGCCGCGTGGTTCGCTTTCCAGGCCCGACAGTGGTGGTGGATCCCAGTGCTCGCGACGATCGTCGTGCTCTGGAATCCCATCTTCCCGTTCCCCTTCTCAGGGCCCGTGTGGTCGGCGGCGCAACCGGTCGCCGCGGTTGCGTTCCTCATTGCCGGTCCACTCATCAAGGTGCGTCGACCGTGAGATCACGCGAACACCCCAGCGGCACGGCACCGCCGCAGCACGCCCCACCGAGGAGGACAACGAAGCAGTGGCTGCCGGGGTGGGGGGCCATGCGGTGAGCGCTTGGATCCCCGACGCGCCGCCTTCGTTCCTCGCGTTTCTCACTCCCTATCCGCAGCCGTTTCCGGTGCTTCCGGTCGTCGCGATCGTGCTTGCGGCCGCGTACGTGGCAGGAGTGGTCCGATTGCGGCAGCAGCGGAGACGCTGGTCGGTGGCGCGCGCGGGGTCGTTCCTGCTGGGATGTGTGATCCTGTTTGTCGTCACCGGTCTGGGTGTCGAGAACTACAGCTACGCACTGTTCTCCGTTTCGATGTTCCAGCAGCTGACCTTGATGTTCACCATCCCGCCGCTGCTGATCCTGGGGTCTCCCGGAACGTTGCTTCTGCGCTCGACACCACACCACGGCCTGGGCCTCATCCTCCTTCGACTGGCGCATGCGGGCCTGCGCAGCAGAGCCGCTCGATGGGCGCTGAGCCCCGCCGTCGCGGTGCCCCTACACCTGTTGGCGTTCTACGGGTTGTACCTCGCCAAACTTGCCGACCCGATCCTCACCGTGCCCGGCGGACATCAGCTCCTCGATGTCGCATTTTTGACGGTCGGGGTCCTGTTCACGGTACCGATTCTTTCCAACGATCCGCTGCCCTCGCGGATGTCCTACCCGGGCAGGGCTCTCGATCTGTTTGCCGAGGCGGCGCTCCACGCGTTCTTCGGGGTGTTTCTCATGATGAGCACCACCCTCCTGGTCGACCGCTTCGCCGCTCCGCCCGCCGCGTGGGGCATTGAACCTCTCGATGATCAGTGGCTGGCAGGTGCACTTGCATGGTCCTACGGCGAAGGTCCCACGCTTCTCATGCTGATCTACGTCGTGCATCGGTGGTTCCGCGACGACACACGACGCGCCGTCGAAGCCGACCGGCACGCTGACGCGCACGGGCACGCCGACCTCGACGCGTACAACGAATACCTCACCGCCCTCGCCCGAAAGGACGCCCAATGAGACGCCGCAACCCGGAGGGACCCCTGCATGTGCCTGACGTTGACTGCGGGTGCGCCCCCACAGCCGACGAGCTGCGATCGCTCCGCACCATTTCCCGCCGTGGCGTCGTCGGCTTGGCCGCGATAGGAGTCGTGGTCGGATCGGTGGGGCTGGGCGTAGCGGTACCGGCGTTCGCGGCGAAGTATCCCACGTGGGACGACGTGGAGAAAGCGCGTGCC contains:
- a CDS encoding cation diffusion facilitator family transporter, whose protein sequence is MGADHSHGTVQGAPRRRLLIAFAITGSVFVIEVVGSVITGSLALLIDAAHMLTDVIGLGLAVTAAHLMNRAPTDRHTWGLRRAEVLGALTQAALLLGVGLFALVEGIRRLFEPPEISSGALLFFGVVGLVANIASLLVLLSGRKKNLNMRAAFLEVLNDALGSVGVIASAIAITAFGWYQADAVAGILIALLIIPRTLILLRTAGSVLLESTPPGLNLQDVRRHLLELPHVIAVHDLHASQVSTDLPTLTAHVVVDDGLNGEESAQLLRSLQVCVSDHFPVIIEHSTFQIEPQSHFGEHRTHA
- a CDS encoding signal peptidase II; amino-acid sequence: MSANRLRLVALAVITAGLTVLIDQGTKANALSGLSPSERIPLIGDLLGLQLAFNAGAFLSWGSNMTWVLTTLGVVATALLGIAAWRSRTPGWAVGMGLVLGGAIGNLIDRLFFYPAFGRGYVIDFLAYGNLFIGNLADVALGAGGGVLLISLWRRRRHHRATAQHGDSHARVPDERAL
- a CDS encoding DUF6804 family protein, giving the protein MTKKQRTPSTYQRNALAPALIAAAVLFLAPTLLESDWFTVVRFVVAILAAIAAWFAFQARQWWWIPVLATIVVLWNPIFPFPFSGPVWSAAQPVAAVAFLIAGPLIKVRRP
- a CDS encoding cytochrome c oxidase assembly protein → MAAGVGGHAVSAWIPDAPPSFLAFLTPYPQPFPVLPVVAIVLAAAYVAGVVRLRQQRRRWSVARAGSFLLGCVILFVVTGLGVENYSYALFSVSMFQQLTLMFTIPPLLILGSPGTLLLRSTPHHGLGLILLRLAHAGLRSRAARWALSPAVAVPLHLLAFYGLYLAKLADPILTVPGGHQLLDVAFLTVGVLFTVPILSNDPLPSRMSYPGRALDLFAEAALHAFFGVFLMMSTTLLVDRFAAPPAAWGIEPLDDQWLAGALAWSYGEGPTLLMLIYVVHRWFRDDTRRAVEADRHADAHGHADLDAYNEYLTALARKDAQ